The Mixophyes fleayi isolate aMixFle1 chromosome 1, aMixFle1.hap1, whole genome shotgun sequence genome includes a region encoding these proteins:
- the LOC142153015 gene encoding olfactory receptor 5V1-like, which translates to MNWLNWTSETDFTLSGLSNDERIQYLLFVIFLFLYLMSLGGNLTITTTIWTEEKLHTPMYFFLGNLSFLDICYSSVTVPKLLMGLAGGSSEISYRGCMTQLYFYVSCCSTECLLLSVMGFDRYMAICNPMHYTTIMNKQMCLQLAMGLWLIGFVTSITHTILTAQLSYCDSHRISHFFCDIPPMLKLACSDTFLNKVFILTAGGFLGLSSFVLTLVSYVHIISAILKIHTNVGRSKTFSTCASHLIVVIIFFGSISFMYMRPTSSNSLDQDQLVSLLYAVVTPALNPIIYTLRNKEVNVALKKTINKILFYK; encoded by the coding sequence ATGAACTGGTTGAACTGGACATCAGAGACAGATTTTACTCTTTCTGGCCTATCCAATGATGAAAGAATTCAGTATTTACTCTTTGTCATATTCTTGTTTTTATATCTCATGTCACTTGGTGGAAATCTCACTATTACCACAACTATATGGACAGAAGAGAAACTGCATACACCTATGTATTTCTTTCTTGGAAACCTTTCATTTCTGGACATCTGCTACTCTTCAGTGACTGTGCCCAAGTTGCTTATGGGTCTTGCAGGCGGAAGTTCAGAGATTTCATACAGAGGGTGCATGACTCAACTCTATTTCTATGTCTCATGCTGTAGCACAGAGTGTTTGCTCCTCTCAGTCATGGGGTTTGACAGATATATGGCTATTTGTAACCCGATGCACTACACCACCATCATGAATAAACAAATGTGCCTCCAATTAGCCATGGGTCTCTGGCTCATTGGCTTTGTAACTTCAATTACACATACCATTTTGACAGCCCAATTGTCTTACTGTGATTCACACAGGATCTCTCATTTCTTCTGTGATATTCCACCAATGCTCAAGCTTGCATGTTCTGATACCTTCTTAAACAAAGTATTCATCCTCACAGCTGGAGGATTTTTAGGTCTCAGCTCCTTTGTGCTCACCTTGGTGTCCTATGTCCATATAATCTCAGCCATCCTGAAAATCCACACAAATGTGGGTAGaagcaaaacattttccacatgtgCTTCTCACCTAATCGTTGTCATCATCTTCTTTGGAAGCATCAGTTTCATGTACATGAGGCCAACATCTAGCAACTCACTGGACCAAGACCAGCTCGTATCTCTTCTCTATGCTGTAGTGACCCCTGCCCTGAACCCAATTATCTATACTCTAAGAAATAAGGAGGTCAATGTTGCTCTGAAAAAGACaattaataaaatcttgttttataaataa